A segment of the Dehalococcoidia bacterium genome:
CGGCGAGATGCCCCTGCTGCTGCCGGAGTTGCATGAGGACACGGCGAAGCTGCTGCGCCTGGCGGGCGTGCTGCCGGCGCGGGCCGGTCGAATCTGATACGCAGTGGGGCTGACTGACCGATGAACCTGTATTACATAAGCCCGGAACTCAGCATGATCGTGCTGGCGATTGTGGTGGTCTTGCTGGACCTGGCCGTGCAGAAGAAGGGCATCCTGACGGCGGTCAGCGTCGTGGGCCTGGCGGTTCCCCTCTACCTCACGCTGACGCTGTCGGGCGCGGTGGCCGGAGCGGCGGGCGGCCGCGCGCTCACGTTCTCCGACATGTTCATCGTGGACTCGTACAGCCTGTTTTTCAAGGTGCTCTTCATCGCCGTCGCCGCGCTGGTTATCCTGGCCTCGCAAGACTACATGGTCAAGATGAAGCGCTTCCACGGCGAGTATCTGGCGCTCGTGCTGTTCTGCACCTCCGGATTCATGTTCCTTGCGTCCTCCGGAGAGCTCATCACCATCTATCTCTCGCTGGAGCTGACGGCGCTCTCCCTGGCCGTCCTCATCTGCTTCCTGAAGGACGGCCGCTCGACTGAGGCCAGCATCAAGTTCCTGCTGCTGAGCGCCATCAGCTCGGCGGTGATGCTCTATGGCATGGCGCTCGTCTTCGGGCTGACGGGCACGACGAAGTTGGGGGAGATAGCCCAGAGTATCGGGAGCGTTTCCCACATGGTCCAGCAGCCGGCGCTGCTGATGGGCGTGGTGTTCATCATAACGGGCTTCGGCTTCAAGGTGGCAAGCGTGCCGTTCCAGATGTGGGTGCCGGACGTTTATGAGGGCGCGCCCACGCCGGTGACGGCCTTCCTCTCCGTGGCGTCCAAGGCGGCGGGATTCGCCGTGCTGCTGCGGGTGCTCTACATGGCGTTCGGCGCCGTGAGCGAGGACTGGGGTCTGCTCTTCGCGGTGCTGGCGGCTTTGTCCATGTTCCTCGGCAACCTGGTGGCCGTAGCGCAGTCGAACGTAAAGCGCATGCTGGCGTACAGCACCATCGCCCACGCGGGGTACCTGCTCATCGGCCTGGCGGCCACGTCCGCGCTGGGAACCGGCGCTGTCCTGTTCTACTTGGCGGCCTACGCTATCACCAACCTGGGCGCTTTCTTCGCGATCATAGCCATCACCAACAAGACGGGCAGCGACAACATCGCCGACTTCACGGGCATGGCCCAGCGCGCGCCGGTGCTGTCCTTCGTGCTGGCCGTATGCCTCGTGTCTCTGACGGGCGTCCCGCCCACGGCGGTATTCTGGGCCAAGATATACTTGTTCAACGCCGCCATTCAGAGCAACCTGGTGTGGCTGGTGGTCGTGGGCGTGGCGAACAGTGTCATCTCCGCCTACTTCTACATGCGTGTCATCAAGGTGATGTACCTGGGCCAACCCGCCTCCGACGAGCGCGTGCCCTCCTCTGGCGCCCTGCGGCTTGCCCTGGCCATCACGGGCATCGGCGTCATCGTCATTGGTCTGCTGCCCGCTCCTCTGCTGCGGGCCGCGGAGGTTGCTCTCACCCGCTTCCCATAGGCCGCTTCCGTTCCTATACTGCGACGCCTGCGGAATCCCGGTTCTGTCTGGTTTGGTGGATGCGGCGTATCCTGTCAAGACGTTTGGTGCAGGGCAGGGCTATCCAAAACATGGAGCGCCCCCTCGCCGAGGGAAGGCCTCGGTCCCTGGTGCAGATGGCGACTGGCAGCGGGAAGACCTGCATGGCCTGTCTCATTACGTCGCGGAGGACTCGTTCAACCCTGTCCTGGACCCCAAGGTCACACCCGTGCCCAAGGTGTACTACAAGAGCGAGTCGGCCCCTGAGGCAATTCGTGCGCTTGACAACGTCACACCATCGTGATAAATATGAGCGGACTCGATTCAGCCCAGGCGACAAGGAACCCGCCACCGACGGCTTCCATCGTCTGTTCAAGCGAAAAGTCCGCGAAAACGCGCTTGGCGCTCTACCAACTGGTGGCGTCTTGCTTCTCAATCAGCCGGAGAACTGGTTTCACAGGAGGCAGACCGATGACCTCTCTAGTTTCGATGACGCGAACGCTGAGCGCTTTGATCCTTGCCGCCCTTGTGGTCGCGGCCTGCGCGCCCGCCGCGTCGCCTGCTCCTTCAGCGCCGTCCCAGTCTCCCGTGGGGCCTGCCGTGGCGGCGACCCCGGCGGCAGCACCGGCGCCGACGCGTCCCGCGGCGCAGCCTTCGCCCACGCCTGCGCCGGAGCGGCCCGCGGCTGCGGCTCCCCCTACCCCTGTCGCCGCGCGCACGGGCGAGACACCCAAACGCGGCGGCGTGCTTACGTACTGGTCCAGAACGAGCGCGCCCACCTTTGACCCCCACCGGAACCGCCTGAGCCTGACGTACGGGGCCGGAAGTCCTATCTTTGACACCCTCGTGCGCCACTCCTTCGACGACAAGACGGTCATCCAGCCCGCGATCGCTTCGCGCTGGGAGGTGAGCGGCGACGGTACTGTGTACACTTTCTCCCTGGACCCCGCCAATCGCTGGCATGATGGGAAGTCCGTGACCGCCGAGGACGTAGTCTTCAGTCTGGAGAAGATGGTGGACAAGAACCGGGCCGTGGACACCGTCCGCCTCTTTCCCACGTTCAAGAAAGCGGAGGCTGTAAATGCCCAGACGGTGAAGGTGCAGCTCTCCAGCGCCAGTTCCAATTTCCTGAACTTTTTGACGGTAGGCTATTCCGTTGTCCTTCCCAAACACGTGGCCGGTGCAGACGTGAGCGATAAGTCCACCGCATTTCTCGTCGGGTCGGGCCCCTTCAAGCTGAAGCGGGACATCCCCGGCGTCAGCTGGGAGGTGGAACGCAATCCCAACTACCACATCCAGGGGCTCCCGTACTTGGACGGGATCAAGAACTACGTCATCGCGGACAGGGGCACGCAGATTGCGGCCCTGGTCACCGGCCGGGTGGACATGGCCCACCCCTCAGTCGCCTACAGCGCCAAGGAGGAGATAGACGACCTGATAGCCAGCGCTCCGAAGGCGATTGTCCAGTACACGGCCTATCCCACCTTGCGGAACGTCTGGCTCAATTTCAAGACCAATGACGCTCCCTGGCGCGACGCGCGCGTCCGCCAGGCCCTGCGCTTGGTCGTGGACCAGAAGGAGATTATCCTGGGCGCCTCGGGGAGCGAGAAGTTCGGCACCGCTGGAGGGTACGGAGCGCCGGGTACGCCGTTTGCCTTGCCGGAGGCGGATCTGAACAAGGCCCTGGGCTATGATATGCCCAACGCACAGCGGGTGCAGAAGGCTAAGGACCTCCTGAAGGAAGCAGGCTATCCAAACGGGTTCAAGGCTAA
Coding sequences within it:
- a CDS encoding ABC transporter substrate-binding protein; translation: MTSLVSMTRTLSALILAALVVAACAPAASPAPSAPSQSPVGPAVAATPAAAPAPTRPAAQPSPTPAPERPAAAAPPTPVAARTGETPKRGGVLTYWSRTSAPTFDPHRNRLSLTYGAGSPIFDTLVRHSFDDKTVIQPAIASRWEVSGDGTVYTFSLDPANRWHDGKSVTAEDVVFSLEKMVDKNRAVDTVRLFPTFKKAEAVNAQTVKVQLSSASSNFLNFLTVGYSVVLPKHVAGADVSDKSTAFLVGSGPFKLKRDIPGVSWEVERNPNYHIQGLPYLDGIKNYVIADRGTQIAALVTGRVDMAHPSVAYSAKEEIDDLIASAPKAIVQYTAYPTLRNVWLNFKTNDAPWRDARVRQALRLVVDQKEIILGASGSEKFGTAGGYGAPGTPFALPEADLNKALGYDMPNAQRVQKAKDLLKEAGYPNGFKAKLLVRSANPLFTRVAQIVADQVKRIGVELTLDHQEVAVASGRVLKGEFEWYLEAVTGTIGDPDELISAWRTGEVSNYGGYTNPAFDKLYAESLRVLGAERVAKVQAAERELWKDIPSLGLYYTGYAMAWQPYVKGFRNPDTFYFSWSLFDKVWLDK
- a CDS encoding NADH-quinone oxidoreductase subunit N, which encodes MNLYYISPELSMIVLAIVVVLLDLAVQKKGILTAVSVVGLAVPLYLTLTLSGAVAGAAGGRALTFSDMFIVDSYSLFFKVLFIAVAALVILASQDYMVKMKRFHGEYLALVLFCTSGFMFLASSGELITIYLSLELTALSLAVLICFLKDGRSTEASIKFLLLSAISSAVMLYGMALVFGLTGTTKLGEIAQSIGSVSHMVQQPALLMGVVFIITGFGFKVASVPFQMWVPDVYEGAPTPVTAFLSVASKAAGFAVLLRVLYMAFGAVSEDWGLLFAVLAALSMFLGNLVAVAQSNVKRMLAYSTIAHAGYLLIGLAATSALGTGAVLFYLAAYAITNLGAFFAIIAITNKTGSDNIADFTGMAQRAPVLSFVLAVCLVSLTGVPPTAVFWAKIYLFNAAIQSNLVWLVVVGVANSVISAYFYMRVIKVMYLGQPASDERVPSSGALRLALAITGIGVIVIGLLPAPLLRAAEVALTRFP